In one Inquilinus sp. Marseille-Q2685 genomic region, the following are encoded:
- a CDS encoding LysR family transcriptional regulator: MAATSPWVRIPPLPPSLPLVRRGRFVHPRLLRTFLAVARHRNVTRAAEEVHLAQSSVSDQIQSLETELGTSLFTRSRLGLELTPAGETLKSYAEDILALADEARAAVNAAGGQTVGPLTIGALETIAAAKLPRWLSGFRSDHPDIDLRLKVAGSGELLRMLEDGGIDVAFCFDKGGLDERFASRTVSMEPLVLIGPPGQPPDTTPADMAALAAARFVATETGCIYRRMLDTAFAAAGFAAPKPAAEVGSIGAIARLVAAGVGLAFIPRLAAGDALDRDEIVEIPWPGPARSASLAAIWRRRRVQPPALRLLLAALGDGLAPVRSAGGRPRHAVSSPW; this comes from the coding sequence GTGGCGGCGACGTCACCGTGGGTTCGAATCCCACCCCTTCCGCCATCCCTGCCGCTTGTGCGAAGAGGGCGCTTCGTGCATCCCAGGTTGCTCAGGACATTCCTCGCGGTGGCCCGCCATCGCAACGTCACCCGCGCAGCCGAGGAGGTCCATCTCGCGCAGTCGAGCGTGAGCGATCAGATCCAGTCCCTCGAAACCGAGTTGGGCACGAGCCTGTTCACGCGTTCCAGGCTGGGCCTGGAATTGACGCCGGCAGGCGAGACGCTGAAATCCTATGCCGAGGATATCCTGGCGTTGGCCGACGAAGCCCGAGCCGCGGTGAACGCCGCGGGCGGGCAGACGGTCGGACCGCTGACGATCGGCGCGCTGGAGACGATTGCCGCAGCCAAGCTGCCGCGATGGTTGTCGGGCTTTCGCAGCGACCATCCCGACATCGATCTCAGGCTGAAGGTCGCAGGCAGCGGCGAGCTGCTGCGGATGCTGGAGGATGGCGGGATCGACGTCGCCTTCTGTTTCGACAAAGGCGGCCTCGACGAGCGCTTCGCCAGCCGGACGGTATCGATGGAGCCGCTGGTTCTGATCGGTCCTCCCGGACAGCCGCCCGACACGACACCGGCTGATATGGCCGCCCTGGCCGCCGCGCGCTTCGTGGCCACCGAGACCGGGTGCATCTATCGCCGCATGCTCGACACGGCGTTTGCCGCGGCGGGCTTCGCCGCGCCGAAGCCCGCCGCCGAGGTCGGCAGCATCGGCGCGATCGCGCGGCTCGTCGCGGCTGGCGTGGGGCTTGCCTTCATTCCGCGCCTCGCGGCCGGCGATGCGCTCGATCGCGACGAGATCGTCGAGATACCCTGGCCCGGGCCGGCCCGGTCGGCATCGCTCGCCGCGATCTGGCGCCGCCGGCGTGTCCAGCCGCCGGCGCTGAGGCTGTTGCTGGCCGCGTTGGGGGATGGGTTAGCGCCGGTCAGATCAGCCGGTGGCCGCCCTCGACATGCAGTATCGTCCCCGTGGTGA
- a CDS encoding septal ring lytic transglycosylase RlpA family protein, with translation MAINGVRYVARTDRDSVQVGTATWYGPGFPGRKTASGERFDSGLVTAAHRTLPMPSLVKVTNLDNGRTLIVRINDRGPFVRSKIIDMSARGAELLGFRGNGSARVKIQVLEEESRFQALQQQRDQARKNQVASAGKDVDLPDARYIAVPPAPPVPDRVPEIVGSVDDDADPKPSGLFVAAAKATRPQQVASLSDALRRFGPVSTAAAAGAIELRIGPFIDPKAASTALKQIAAAGYSGARVVAE, from the coding sequence GTGGCCATCAACGGCGTGCGCTACGTGGCGCGCACCGATCGCGATTCGGTGCAGGTCGGCACCGCCACCTGGTACGGCCCGGGCTTCCCCGGCCGCAAGACCGCCAGCGGCGAACGCTTCGACAGCGGCCTGGTCACCGCCGCCCATCGCACCCTGCCGATGCCGAGCCTGGTCAAGGTCACCAACCTCGACAACGGCCGGACCCTGATCGTCAGGATCAACGACCGCGGTCCGTTCGTGCGGTCGAAGATCATCGACATGTCCGCCCGCGGAGCGGAACTGCTGGGCTTCCGCGGCAACGGCTCGGCCCGGGTCAAGATCCAGGTGCTGGAGGAGGAGAGCCGCTTCCAGGCGCTGCAGCAGCAGCGGGACCAGGCGCGGAAGAACCAGGTCGCCTCGGCCGGCAAGGATGTCGATCTCCCGGACGCGCGCTACATCGCCGTGCCGCCAGCGCCGCCGGTGCCCGACCGGGTGCCGGAGATCGTCGGCAGCGTCGATGACGATGCCGATCCGAAGCCGTCCGGTCTGTTCGTCGCAGCCGCCAAGGCCACCCGGCCGCAGCAGGTGGCCTCGCTGTCCGACGCCCTGCGCCGCTTCGGCCCGGTCTCGACCGCCGCCGCCGCAGGCGCGATCGAGCTGCGCATCGGACCCTTCATCGACCCCAAGGCCGCATCGACCGCCTTGAAGCAGATCGCCGCCGCGGGCTATTCCGGAGCACGCGTCGTCGCCGAGTGA